The following proteins come from a genomic window of Coregonus clupeaformis isolate EN_2021a chromosome 2, ASM2061545v1, whole genome shotgun sequence:
- the LOC121537398 gene encoding uncharacterized protein LOC121537398, giving the protein HISACLADILVWMTDHHLKLNLGKTELLFLPGKDCPFHDLAITVDNSVVSSSQSAKSLGVTLDNTLSFSANIKAVSRSCRFMLYNIRRVRPCLTQEAAQVLIQALVISRLDYCNSLLAGLPACAIKPLQLIQNAAARLVFNLPKFSHVTPLLRTLHWLPVEARICYKTMVLAYGAVRGTAPPYLQALISPYTQTRALRSSTSGLLAPLPLRKHSSRSAQSKLFTALAPQWWNKLPHDARTAESLTTFRRHLKPHLFKEYLG; this is encoded by the coding sequence cacatctctgcatgtctggcagacatattagtgtggatgacggatcaccacctcaagctgaacctcggcaagacggagctgctcttcctcccgggaaaggactgcccattccatgatctcgccatcacggttgacaactctgttgtgtcctcctcccagagtgcaaagagccttggcgtgaccctggacaacaccctgtcgttctccgctaacatcaaggcggtgtcccgatcctgtaggttcatgctctacaacattcggagagtacgaccctgccttacacaggaagcggcacaggtcctaatccaggcacttgtcatctcccgtctggattactgcaactcgctgttggctgggctccctgcctgtgccattaaacccctacaactcatccagaatgccgcagcccgtctggtgttcaaccttcccaagttctctcacgtcaccccgctcctccgcacactccactggcttccagttgaagctcgcatctgctacaagaccatggtgcttgcctacggagctgtgaggggaacggcacctccgtaccttcaggctctgatcagtccctacacccaaacgagggcattgcgttcatccacctctggcctgctagcccccctacctctgcggaagcacagttcccgctcagcccagtcaaaactgttcactgctctggcaccccaatggtggaacaagctccctcacgatgccaggacagcggagtcactcaccaccttccggagacacttgaaaccccacctctttaaggaatacctgggatag